One stretch of Eriocheir sinensis breed Jianghai 21 unplaced genomic scaffold, ASM2467909v1 Scaffold582, whole genome shotgun sequence DNA includes these proteins:
- the LOC126993201 gene encoding syntaxin-5-like, giving the protein MTARRRRAGSESYVEEPSAPGAPVFLNPSTHPLQLQPDPTQTAYTLFPQVVIGGNNNNGPNWGSQSNDAYHKKTDSVVPNIGEQPGGPKPAQSTYSWSSPRPQPSSYALQENSRTPDWSAGNSYLPCVEETEMASRDRTQEFSRIVRSQQGSSHNGSIPHRDSKRPRDLRQYQDFMQRSRLIGRNISSTYAKLEKLTHLAKKRSLFDDSHDCEIQELTGIIRHDLSSLTKQLGDLRTRSLAASQGGNSAHMQKHSSNMVGTLQTKVALITQKFKDVLEVRTENLKKQAERRDHFTGGVVSGELPPGAIAGHHQGSVLLADEVAAVAHTPGRDGSHSGGGEVAINLGSGNAYHQQLQLMEEQDTYLQSRADTMRTIESTIVELGQMFTQLATMVKEQEELVHRIDANVDDAEMNVEAAHHELLKYFKSVSSNRMLMIKVFGIMIVFFVIFVVFMA; this is encoded by the exons ATGACGGCCAGACGGAGGCGAGCGGGGTCTGAGTCTTATGTGGAGGAGCCATCAGCCCCTGGAGCACCTGTGTTTCTCAACCCCAGCACCCACCCTCTCCAGCTCCAGCCCGACCCAACACAGACAGCCTACACTTTGTTTCCTCAG GTTGTCATTggtggcaacaacaacaacggaccAAATTGGGGATCACAGTCAAACGACGCCTACCACAAGAAGACTGATTCAGTAGTCCCAAACATCGGAGAGCAGCCAGGAGGACCAAAGCCAGCTCAGAGCACTTACTCCTGGTCCTCACCCCGTCCCCAACCTTCCAGTTACGCACTCCAGGAGAACAGCC GTACCCCAGATTGGTCAGCCGGAAACTCTTACCTGCCTTGTGTAGAAGAGACTGAGATGGCATCCCGTGACCGGACACAAGAATTTAGCCGCATTGTGCGCTCCCAGCAGGGCAGCAGCCACAATGGTTCCATCCCCCACCGGGACAGTAAGAGACCCAGGGACTTGCGGCAGTATCAAGATTTTATGCAGAGATCCAG ATTGATAGGAAGGAATATATCTAGCACATATGCCAAGTTAGAAAAATTAACTCACC TGGCCAAGAAGCGATCACTCTTTGATGACAGCCATGACTGTGAAATTCAAGAGTTGACTGGCATCATTCGGCATGACCTCTCTTCCCTTACCAAGCAACTAGGTGACTTGCGCACCCGCTCCTTAGCTGCCTCACAGGGTGGAAATAGTGCCCACATGCAAAAGCACTCCTCTAATATGGTGGGGACACTCCAGACCAAGGTTGCTTTGATTACACAGAAATTCAAGGATGTTCTGGAAGTTCGTACAGAA AACTTGAAGAAGCAGGCTGAGCGACGTGACCACTTCACAGGtggggtggtgagtggtgagctTCCTCCGGGGGCCATTGCAGGCCACCACCAAGGGTCAGTGCTACTGGCAGATGAAGTGGCAGCAGTAGCTCACACTCCTGGCAGGGATGGAAGTCACTctggaggtggagaggtggcCATCAACCTAGGAAGTGGCAATGCGTATCACCAGCAGCTACAGTTGATGGAGGAACAGGACACCTATCTACAGAGTCGAGCTGACACCATGCGTACCATAGAGTCTACAATTGTGGAATTGGGACAGATGTTCACCCAGCTGGCCACCATGgttaaagaacaggaagaactgGTACACAG AATTGATGCCAATGTGGATGATGCAGAAATGAACGTGGAAGCAGCCCATCATGA